The following are encoded together in the Deltaproteobacteria bacterium genome:
- a CDS encoding S8 family serine peptidase: MLTRSCLLGLPLLWLAATANAQTPLRAAQGATHTVALNGGPPRVRAAAAVKPATPESLTDAGDFYWADGRKVPLLRVGGELVVGVAPSVDAESTSQQLTGPAGALSGFKQSAALGRRVVSLAGPAGVDTEAMIKGAASAAGVAWSGPVFFNARVGARLWVTDEIVVALAPGSNPDAFFTPDFVGYRRLPGTPDQYVATLAQGGVAAIETANRLHDAPGVWWASPNFFHDFRVTTNDPLYGDQWHLHNSGQTGALSDADADVPEAWTTTSGSSAVVIAVLDNGVQTAHPDLAANMFVNSGEVAGNLIDDDGNGWVDDRSGWDFADGDNDPNPATIYDDHGTAVAGVSAAVGSNALGVTGVCQGCKILPLKIAKDTVGDGGGFASSAAIASAVYYAAGRTADGLGSWRGADVLNNSWGGGSPDSTLTTAFDWASSSGRGGLGAAAFVASGNGASGYQGFVLTGFPAGSWIIEWRYTKDASVSSGDDTVWLSTVVLPDGAIERFDTPGLPGGWSSSGAAPWSVVDDPSHAYGTGRYQAKAGTIGNSQTTTLRSRTVTVSGSGDMIFYAWVSSEANWDKLDVFVSNNGGSSFSGPYFGASGVPETESAVGYPANLSSTIAVGASTDWDYRSNYSQYGSPLDFVAPSNGGFAGITTTDRTGVFGYNASVGAAGDYTASFGGTSSATPLAAGIAGLLLSKNAGLTAAQIRTAIRNTADKIGGVSYGGGFNQYYGYGRVNANAALAAVAEPGTPTSTATATATATSTQTPTHSATSTPTFSPSTTATSTTTASASATPTLTATTTPSQTPADTATATTTPSASPTATATDTATSTATTTPTVTATATQTFTATATTTPSSTPTATPTDTATTTPTATPTASPTATVIDTATSTATITPSSTPTATPTATATTTPTATATASFTNTATSTPSLTPTATPTATATDTATSTATTTPTVTPTATATSTPTHTYTTTATATPTSTPSATATITAADTPTATATATATSAATSSPTALPTLAATSSATATATATATATETAAGSHTPAPTATFTATLTAIHTPGETPSPTPTPTPTIPTGSGCVGDCTNDGEVTIDELVRGVNIALGIMALDDCPPFDSSNDGAVTVDELVQAVNSALAGCLP, encoded by the coding sequence ATGCTGACTCGGTCGTGCTTGCTGGGCCTGCCGCTGTTGTGGCTGGCGGCTACGGCCAACGCCCAGACGCCGCTGCGCGCCGCTCAGGGCGCAACCCACACCGTCGCCCTCAACGGCGGTCCGCCGCGCGTGCGTGCGGCGGCCGCAGTTAAGCCCGCCACACCGGAAAGCCTGACGGACGCGGGCGACTTCTACTGGGCCGACGGTCGCAAGGTGCCGCTGTTGCGTGTTGGCGGCGAACTGGTGGTGGGCGTTGCGCCGTCAGTTGACGCCGAGAGCACCTCGCAACAGTTGACCGGCCCTGCGGGCGCGTTGTCAGGTTTCAAGCAGTCGGCAGCGCTGGGGCGGCGAGTTGTGAGCCTGGCGGGCCCGGCGGGTGTCGATACCGAAGCCATGATCAAGGGTGCGGCGTCGGCCGCCGGGGTGGCTTGGAGTGGGCCCGTCTTCTTCAACGCCCGGGTGGGAGCGCGCCTGTGGGTCACGGACGAGATCGTGGTGGCGCTGGCACCGGGTAGCAATCCGGACGCCTTCTTCACGCCCGACTTCGTCGGCTACCGACGCTTGCCGGGTACGCCGGACCAGTACGTAGCGACCCTGGCACAAGGCGGCGTGGCGGCGATCGAGACCGCCAACCGCCTGCACGACGCGCCCGGGGTGTGGTGGGCTTCGCCCAACTTCTTTCACGACTTTCGCGTCACCACTAACGATCCACTCTACGGCGATCAGTGGCACCTGCACAACAGCGGACAAACCGGCGCCTTGAGCGATGCCGACGCCGACGTGCCAGAGGCCTGGACCACGACGAGCGGCAGCAGCGCGGTGGTGATCGCCGTGCTTGATAACGGGGTGCAAACCGCTCACCCAGATCTGGCCGCGAACATGTTTGTCAACAGCGGTGAGGTGGCCGGTAACTTGATCGACGACGACGGCAACGGGTGGGTCGATGACCGCAGCGGCTGGGACTTCGCCGACGGCGATAACGACCCCAACCCGGCAACTATCTACGACGACCACGGCACGGCTGTAGCGGGCGTGAGCGCAGCGGTGGGCAGCAACGCCCTCGGCGTCACCGGCGTGTGCCAAGGCTGCAAGATCCTGCCGCTCAAGATCGCGAAGGACACTGTTGGTGATGGCGGTGGCTTTGCCAGCTCCGCCGCCATTGCCTCAGCGGTCTACTACGCCGCCGGTCGCACCGCTGATGGCCTGGGTAGCTGGCGCGGCGCCGATGTGCTGAACAACAGCTGGGGTGGCGGCTCGCCCGACTCGACGCTGACGACCGCATTCGACTGGGCCAGCAGCAGTGGCCGCGGCGGCTTGGGCGCTGCGGCCTTCGTCGCTTCCGGCAACGGCGCTTCCGGATACCAGGGCTTTGTGCTGACCGGGTTTCCCGCGGGTAGCTGGATCATCGAGTGGCGCTACACCAAGGATGCTTCCGTCAGTTCGGGCGACGACACGGTCTGGCTGTCAACGGTGGTGCTCCCCGATGGCGCCATCGAACGCTTCGACACGCCGGGTTTGCCCGGCGGGTGGAGCAGTTCCGGTGCGGCGCCTTGGAGTGTGGTCGACGACCCGAGCCATGCCTACGGTACCGGGCGCTACCAGGCCAAGGCCGGTACGATCGGCAACAGTCAAACGACAACCTTGCGCTCGCGTACCGTCACGGTCTCGGGCTCAGGCGATATGATCTTCTACGCCTGGGTGTCGAGTGAAGCCAATTGGGACAAGCTCGACGTATTCGTCTCTAACAATGGCGGCTCCAGCTTCAGTGGTCCATACTTCGGGGCCAGCGGTGTCCCGGAGACGGAAAGCGCCGTGGGCTATCCGGCCAATCTCTCGAGCACGATCGCAGTTGGCGCCAGCACGGATTGGGACTATCGCTCGAATTACAGCCAGTACGGCAGCCCGCTCGATTTCGTCGCTCCCAGCAACGGCGGCTTTGCGGGCATTACCACCACCGACCGCACCGGCGTCTTCGGCTACAACGCCAGCGTCGGCGCCGCCGGCGACTACACCGCGAGCTTCGGCGGTACCTCGTCCGCCACGCCGCTGGCGGCGGGCATCGCCGGACTGTTGCTGTCCAAGAACGCCGGCCTCACCGCCGCCCAGATCCGCACCGCCATCCGCAATACCGCCGACAAGATCGGTGGCGTGAGCTACGGCGGCGGCTTCAATCAGTATTACGGCTACGGGCGGGTCAACGCCAATGCCGCACTCGCAGCGGTGGCCGAGCCTGGAACACCTACTTCCACGGCGACCGCGACCGCTACCGCGACGTCAACGCAGACCCCCACGCACAGTGCGACCTCGACACCAACCTTCAGCCCGAGCACTACCGCCACGAGCACTACAACGGCCTCGGCCAGTGCCACGCCCACGCTCACCGCCACAACAACACCGAGTCAGACGCCGGCAGACACAGCCACGGCGACCACAACGCCGTCGGCCAGCCCAACGGCAACAGCGACCGACACCGCGACCTCGACTGCCACGACCACACCAACAGTGACGGCAACCGCAACTCAGACCTTCACCGCCACCGCAACCACGACACCGAGCAGCACTCCGACCGCGACGCCGACCGACACCGCGACCACCACGCCGACGGCGACACCAACCGCCAGCCCAACCGCAACGGTGATCGACACCGCGACCTCGACTGCCACCATCACACCGAGCAGCACTCCGACCGCGACGCCGACCGCCACCGCGACCACCACACCGACGGCGACAGCAACCGCAAGCTTTACGAATACCGCCACCAGCACTCCTTCGCTAACCCCGACTGCGACACCAACCGCAACAGCGACCGACACCGCGACCTCGACTGCCACCACCACACCAACAGTGACGCCAACCGCAACGGCGACGTCTACCCCGACTCATACCTACACCACCACCGCTACCGCGACGCCGACCAGCACTCCGAGTGCGACGGCGACGATCACGGCTGCCGACACCCCCACTGCCACTGCCACTGCGACGGCCACATCGGCAGCAACCAGCTCACCCACCGCCTTACCGACGCTTGCCGCCACGTCCAGCGCGACCGCCACTGCGACTGCCACAGCCACCGCCACCGAGACGGCGGCGGGGTCGCATACTCCCGCGCCCACCGCGACGTTCACGGCCACGCTCACCGCCATCCACACGCCCGGTGAGACGCCGTCGCCGACACCCACACCCACGCCCACCATCCCCACGGGCAGCGGCTGCGTCGGCGACTGCACCAACGACGGCGAGGTCACCATCGACGAACTGGTACGGGGGGTGAATATCGCGCTCGGGATCATGGCGTTGGACGACTGCCCGCCGTTCGACAGCAGTAACGATGGGGCGGTCACCGTGGACGAGCTAGTGCAGGCCGTGAACAGCGCCCTCGCCGGCTGTCTGCCGTGA
- a CDS encoding zinc-binding dehydrogenase, which produces MTTTMQAIQYDRLGGPEVMRVVELPVPEPLPGFVRVRNHAIAVNFHDINTRRGDEPDVALPVTPGTDFAGVVDAVGEGVEHLKVGDRVLCINTDGAYAEFALAFSAIAVPIPDGLSFAQAAACPVAGLTAYFLAKQICQVTPDTVVLTHAAAGSVGCFLGGLLRQIGATGIGLVSSDEKAAVALRAGHTHVINYRREDPLARVRQLTDGRGADVVYDSVAGPNFQRTVDMTATEGTIVLFGHAAGDPPAAAINYWLHSGRNLALRTYFLGTTIQAHMEQIAGVYGALFDGLMSGAIALPIETMALRDAAKAHARIESQQTFGKIILTP; this is translated from the coding sequence ATGACGACGACGATGCAGGCGATTCAATATGACCGATTAGGCGGGCCGGAAGTGATGCGGGTGGTGGAGCTGCCGGTGCCGGAGCCGCTGCCGGGCTTCGTGCGCGTGCGTAACCACGCCATCGCAGTCAACTTCCACGACATCAACACCCGTCGCGGCGATGAGCCGGATGTGGCCCTGCCGGTTACCCCGGGGACGGACTTTGCCGGCGTGGTCGACGCGGTCGGCGAGGGCGTCGAACATCTCAAAGTCGGCGACCGTGTGCTGTGCATAAACACCGACGGCGCCTATGCCGAGTTCGCGCTCGCTTTCAGCGCGATCGCCGTGCCGATTCCGGACGGGCTGTCGTTTGCCCAAGCCGCGGCCTGCCCGGTGGCCGGGCTAACGGCGTACTTCCTCGCCAAACAGATCTGTCAGGTCACGCCCGACACCGTCGTACTGACCCACGCCGCCGCCGGCAGCGTGGGTTGCTTTCTCGGGGGTTTGCTGCGGCAGATCGGCGCCACCGGTATCGGGCTGGTGAGTAGCGATGAGAAGGCCGCGGTGGCGCTGCGCGCCGGGCATACCCACGTGATCAACTACCGGCGCGAAGATCCGCTGGCGCGGGTGCGCCAACTCACCGACGGCCGCGGCGCCGATGTCGTGTACGACTCGGTGGCCGGCCCGAACTTCCAGCGCACGGTAGATATGACCGCGACCGAGGGCACGATCGTGCTCTTCGGTCACGCCGCCGGTGATCCGCCGGCGGCGGCGATCAACTACTGGCTGCACTCGGGGCGCAACCTGGCGCTGCGCACCTACTTCCTCGGTACCACGATCCAGGCGCACATGGAGCAAATTGCGGGCGTATACGGCGCGCTCTTCGACGGCTTGATGTCCGGGGCGATCGCGCTGCCGATCGAGACAATGGCGCTGCGCGATGCCGCCAAGGCGCACGCCCGCATCGAGTCGCAGCAGACGTTCGGGAAGATCATCTTGACGCCGTAG
- a CDS encoding B12-binding domain-containing radical SAM protein, which translates to MRVLLISPTHYTAGGSLHKTTRYWTSGLTLPYLKALTPPGHEVSLVDELFYDVDLNCDTDLVGITAMGPQIKRAYDLADHFRGRGVRVVLGGTWVSLTVAESLKHADAVVAGEAEEVWPQLLADFCEGRNRRIYRSERWHSLVNLPRIDYTSLPLLKYEAFKTSWLYRMYFHWPVVFSRGCPHPCEYCAVQTYYQRGFRTRPVAEVIEDLRAIKALGASRILFLDDNPIGHPDKAKELFRAMLPLKLKWASQATINIARDPELLDLAARSGCVSLSIGLESISAESLESVNKGFNLPHRFAQDLAAIRRRGIQVIALLMVGLDGDKADSFSRSLDFLLDNKVSFLKLFTPCPYPGTKFYDEMSAAGRILVHDWGRYDYGSPLIRPAHMTPAQMMDGFKYVYEGFYSVRSIAKRLLPPPRGSYLETLAYLVANLKVNRYLHTHENAWATIS; encoded by the coding sequence GTGCGCGTCCTGCTGATTTCACCGACTCACTACACCGCCGGCGGCTCGCTCCACAAAACCACCCGTTACTGGACCAGCGGACTCACCCTGCCCTATCTCAAGGCCCTGACCCCACCCGGGCATGAGGTGTCGCTGGTTGACGAGCTGTTCTATGACGTAGACCTGAACTGCGACACCGACCTGGTCGGCATCACCGCCATGGGACCGCAGATCAAACGGGCCTACGATCTTGCCGACCACTTCCGTGGCCGCGGCGTGCGGGTGGTGCTCGGCGGCACCTGGGTAAGCTTGACGGTGGCAGAGTCGCTGAAGCACGCCGACGCCGTCGTCGCCGGCGAAGCCGAAGAGGTGTGGCCGCAGCTGCTCGCCGATTTCTGCGAGGGGCGCAATCGCCGTATCTACCGCAGCGAGCGCTGGCACAGCCTCGTCAACCTGCCGCGCATCGACTACACCAGCCTGCCGCTGCTCAAGTACGAGGCGTTCAAGACCAGCTGGCTCTACCGCATGTACTTCCACTGGCCGGTGGTATTTTCGCGCGGCTGCCCGCACCCGTGTGAGTACTGCGCGGTGCAGACTTACTACCAGCGTGGTTTTCGCACCCGGCCGGTGGCCGAGGTCATCGAGGATCTGCGCGCGATCAAGGCGCTCGGCGCCAGCCGCATCTTGTTTCTCGACGACAACCCGATCGGGCATCCGGACAAGGCCAAGGAGCTGTTTCGAGCGATGCTCCCGCTCAAGCTCAAGTGGGCCAGCCAGGCGACGATCAACATCGCACGTGACCCCGAGCTGCTCGATCTCGCCGCTCGTAGCGGCTGCGTGAGCCTGTCCATCGGCTTGGAGAGCATCAGCGCTGAAAGCCTGGAGTCGGTCAACAAAGGCTTCAACCTGCCGCACCGCTTCGCCCAGGACCTGGCGGCGATTCGGCGCCGGGGCATTCAGGTCATCGCGCTGCTGATGGTGGGCCTCGACGGCGACAAGGCCGACAGCTTTTCGCGTTCGCTCGATTTCTTGCTTGACAACAAGGTCTCGTTTCTAAAGCTGTTCACGCCCTGCCCGTATCCGGGCACAAAGTTTTACGACGAGATGTCCGCCGCCGGGCGAATTCTGGTGCACGACTGGGGCCGTTACGACTACGGTAGCCCGCTGATCAGACCCGCGCACATGACGCCGGCGCAGATGATGGATGGCTTTAAGTACGTCTACGAGGGCTTCTATTCCGTGCGCTCGATCGCCAAGCGCCTGCTACCGCCGCCGCGCGGCAGTTACCTCGAAACCCTCGCCTACTTGGTTGCCAATTTGAAGGTCAACCGTTACCTGCACACGCACGAGAACGCCTGGGCGACGATCTCGTAA
- a CDS encoding acyl-CoA/acyl-ACP dehydrogenase: MDFGLSADQVLLKDTVKRFLEEQCPTPRVRAIMESDSGHDPKLWQGLVDLGLTGLIVPVEHGGSGLELLDLALVAEELGYAACPGPFLGSALATVALIESGAAAPAGAWLPRMASGEALATVAFGEEESRWSPVEMTAQVKAGKLSGVKPLVPYAGTADLMVVAARGEQGPGLWLIERGAPGLEISSLKVIDMTRRVESVTFRDTPAKPLGGAATALQRVIDAGCILIAADAYGGCRRCLNMTVEYAMQREQFGQKIGAFQAVKHQLANLATEIEPSLSLYWYAAHAFDHIKDQCERHAALAKAHLSELYDRVMRDTTELHGGIGFTWEFDLHLWFRRAVFDRGFLGEANYHRQRAADLAGW; encoded by the coding sequence ATGGATTTCGGACTCTCGGCGGATCAAGTTCTGCTCAAGGACACCGTCAAGCGCTTTCTCGAAGAGCAGTGCCCAACCCCACGGGTGCGGGCGATCATGGAGAGCGACAGCGGGCACGACCCCAAGCTGTGGCAAGGGCTGGTCGACCTGGGGCTGACCGGCTTGATCGTGCCGGTCGAGCACGGCGGCTCGGGGCTGGAGCTGCTCGATCTGGCGCTGGTGGCTGAAGAGCTTGGCTACGCCGCCTGTCCCGGGCCGTTTCTGGGCTCGGCGTTGGCCACGGTCGCCTTGATCGAGAGCGGCGCGGCGGCGCCGGCAGGTGCTTGGCTGCCGCGCATGGCCTCGGGTGAGGCACTGGCCACGGTCGCATTCGGCGAGGAGGAGAGTCGCTGGAGCCCGGTGGAGATGACGGCGCAGGTGAAAGCGGGAAAGTTGTCGGGGGTTAAGCCGCTGGTGCCGTACGCCGGCACTGCCGACCTCATGGTGGTCGCCGCGCGTGGAGAGCAGGGGCCGGGTTTGTGGCTGATTGAGCGCGGTGCGCCGGGCCTCGAGATCAGTTCGCTGAAGGTGATCGACATGACCCGTCGGGTCGAGTCGGTCACCTTTCGTGACACACCGGCAAAGCCCTTGGGCGGCGCGGCCACGGCGCTGCAGCGCGTGATTGATGCCGGGTGCATCTTGATTGCCGCCGACGCTTACGGCGGCTGCCGGCGCTGCCTCAACATGACGGTCGAGTACGCCATGCAGCGGGAGCAGTTCGGCCAGAAGATCGGCGCCTTCCAGGCGGTCAAGCATCAGCTCGCCAATCTCGCCACCGAGATCGAGCCGTCGCTGTCGCTCTACTGGTACGCCGCGCACGCCTTCGACCACATCAAGGACCAGTGCGAGCGGCACGCCGCCCTGGCCAAGGCGCACCTGAGCGAGCTCTACGACCGTGTCATGCGCGACACCACCGAGCTCCACGGCGGCATCGGCTTCACCTGGGAGTTCGACTTGCACCTGTGGTTTCGCCGCGCCGTCTTCGACCGCGGCTTTCTCGGCGAGGCCAACTATCACCGCCAACGCGCGGCCGACTTGGCGGGCTGGTAG
- a CDS encoding sulfotransferase, with the protein MEPRDSSSPIVSPRIAPRAIEPMEQRLLFVIGPPRSGSTLLMRMLSSHSAIYSRPEPHLLTPLAHLGYYDSVDAAPFDHLQAAQATREFVADLPGGEQDYLDACRAYVDVLYGRMLAGRGQGKPLFLDKTPANGLILPFLTKLYPRARYIVLTRHPAAVFSSYANSFFDGDFEAARRFNPILNRYVPAMARFIRERAVPLIQVGYEQLVQNPEAEMERVCDFLGLQFEPGMIDYGAHEHDSKGLGDPVNVNRHTRPVTESVEKWAAELAGDARKLNIVRDMVAAIDDADLATWAFPRATLFAPVEAAGRSGGLRPSRRPPLDRFQLQRKLLLRLRRNIQHNAFGRAVKRVRFFCDVLLRG; encoded by the coding sequence ATGGAACCGCGTGACAGTTCATCCCCGATTGTTTCACCGCGGATTGCGCCGCGCGCGATCGAGCCGATGGAGCAGCGCCTGCTCTTCGTGATCGGCCCGCCGCGCTCGGGCTCGACCTTGCTGATGCGCATGCTCAGCTCGCACTCGGCGATTTACAGCCGCCCGGAACCGCATTTGCTGACGCCGCTGGCGCATCTGGGTTACTACGACAGCGTCGACGCCGCGCCCTTCGATCACCTGCAAGCGGCGCAGGCGACGCGTGAGTTTGTCGCCGACTTGCCGGGTGGCGAACAGGACTACCTCGACGCCTGCCGCGCTTACGTAGACGTGCTCTACGGCCGCATGCTGGCGGGGCGCGGCCAGGGCAAACCGCTCTTTCTCGACAAGACGCCGGCCAACGGGCTGATCTTGCCGTTTCTGACCAAGCTCTATCCGCGGGCGCGTTACATCGTACTCACCCGCCACCCGGCGGCGGTGTTCAGCTCGTACGCCAACTCGTTCTTCGACGGCGACTTCGAGGCCGCGCGGAGGTTCAACCCGATCTTGAACCGTTACGTGCCGGCGATGGCGCGGTTCATCCGCGAGCGGGCGGTGCCGCTGATCCAGGTCGGTTACGAACAACTAGTGCAGAACCCGGAAGCCGAGATGGAGCGCGTGTGCGACTTCCTCGGCTTGCAGTTCGAGCCCGGCATGATCGACTACGGCGCCCATGAGCACGACTCCAAAGGCCTCGGCGACCCGGTCAATGTCAACCGGCACACCCGGCCGGTGACCGAGTCGGTGGAGAAGTGGGCGGCGGAGCTGGCCGGCGATGCGCGTAAGCTGAACATCGTGCGCGACATGGTGGCGGCCATCGACGATGCCGATTTGGCGACCTGGGCCTTTCCCCGCGCCACGTTGTTCGCGCCGGTGGAAGCAGCCGGCCGTAGCGGCGGCTTACGCCCGTCACGGCGCCCGCCGCTCGACCGCTTTCAACTCCAGCGCAAGCTGCTGCTGCGGCTGCGCCGCAACATCCAGCACAACGCCTTCGGCCGCGCCGTCAAGCGTGTGCGCTTCTTCTGCGACGTGTTGCTGCGCGGCTAG
- a CDS encoding long-chain-fatty-acid--CoA ligase, which yields MTSLLVGDLLEHAVAIHGSRVALADGDTRYTYREASERVRRLAAGLLGLGLTPGDHVAVLAGNSHRYWEAYFASHYAGTVLVPLNTRLAAAEIAFTLRDARASALLVAADFVEAVAGLRAELPDLRHVIALTGEAPAGMLAYERLLAPAPPLTHAARHWREDDMINLFYTSGTTGRPRGVMLSQRNVVANAQHGLMNFPFLEDDVWLHAAPMFHVADAWACYALTAAGARHTFMRGFSPAAFAEVVRREKVTLSALVPAMIGLLVDHPGPSAADYASLRLLVFGGAPMPVDLLRAARRCFGPILCQGYGMTEAAPMLASQKFEWLDYDSPAASSRLGSVGREVVGVRLRVCDAAGRELPPGEVGELTARGANVMLGYWRRPEETRQTLRDGWLHTGDLGRIDDDGFVHIVGRLKDLIITGGENVSAAEVEAVLCRHPAVAQAAVIGLPDRQWGEAVAAVVVPRAGGTLSAPDLIAHCRRHLAGYKCPRHFAFVHQPLPQSGTGKVLKAELHQRFAHLEVEG from the coding sequence ATGACTTCGTTGTTGGTGGGGGATTTGCTGGAGCACGCCGTCGCGATTCACGGCTCGCGGGTCGCGCTTGCCGACGGCGACACGCGCTACACCTACCGTGAGGCCAGCGAGCGGGTGCGGCGGCTTGCAGCCGGTTTGCTCGGGCTCGGGCTCACCCCCGGCGATCACGTGGCGGTGCTGGCGGGCAACTCGCACCGTTACTGGGAAGCATATTTCGCCTCTCACTACGCCGGCACCGTGCTGGTGCCGTTGAACACCAGACTGGCTGCCGCCGAGATCGCATTTACCCTGCGCGACGCGCGCGCCTCGGCGCTGCTGGTGGCCGCGGATTTCGTGGAAGCGGTTGCCGGCCTGCGTGCCGAATTGCCCGATCTCAGACACGTAATCGCGCTGACCGGCGAGGCGCCGGCAGGAATGCTTGCCTACGAGCGCCTGCTGGCGCCGGCGCCGCCGCTAACCCACGCCGCACGCCATTGGCGCGAAGACGACATGATAAATCTCTTCTACACCTCCGGTACCACCGGGCGCCCGCGCGGTGTCATGCTCAGTCAGCGCAACGTGGTCGCCAACGCCCAGCATGGGCTGATGAACTTTCCCTTCCTCGAGGACGATGTCTGGCTGCACGCGGCCCCCATGTTTCATGTTGCCGACGCCTGGGCATGTTACGCGCTGACCGCGGCCGGTGCCCGGCACACCTTCATGCGCGGGTTCTCGCCCGCCGCCTTCGCCGAAGTCGTGCGGCGCGAAAAGGTGACCCTATCGGCGCTGGTGCCGGCGATGATCGGCTTGCTGGTCGATCACCCTGGGCCTTCGGCGGCGGACTACGCCTCGCTCCGCTTGCTGGTGTTCGGCGGCGCTCCGATGCCGGTGGATCTGCTGCGGGCGGCCCGGCGGTGCTTCGGACCTATCCTGTGCCAGGGCTACGGCATGACCGAGGCGGCGCCGATGCTGGCCTCGCAGAAGTTCGAGTGGTTGGACTACGATTCCCCGGCGGCCAGCTCGCGTCTGGGCTCGGTGGGCCGCGAGGTCGTGGGTGTTCGGCTGCGCGTGTGCGATGCTGCCGGCCGGGAGCTGCCGCCGGGTGAGGTCGGCGAGCTCACCGCCCGGGGCGCGAACGTCATGCTCGGCTACTGGCGCCGCCCGGAAGAGACCCGCCAAACGCTGCGCGACGGCTGGCTGCACACCGGGGACCTCGGCCGCATCGACGACGACGGCTTCGTGCACATCGTCGGCCGCCTCAAGGACCTGATCATCACCGGCGGTGAGAACGTATCTGCGGCTGAGGTCGAGGCCGTGCTCTGCCGGCATCCGGCGGTAGCCCAAGCGGCGGTGATCGGCTTGCCCGACCGGCAGTGGGGCGAAGCGGTGGCGGCGGTGGTCGTGCCGCGCGCCGGCGGCACGCTTAGCGCGCCCGACTTGATCGCGCACTGCCGCCGGCACTTGGCGGGCTACAAATGCCCCCGCCATTTCGCCTTCGTGCACCAGCCGCTACCGCAATCGGGTACCGGCAAGGTGCTCAAGGCCGAGCTGCACCAGCGCTTTGCGCACTTGGAGGTCGAGGGGTGA
- a CDS encoding acyl-CoA dehydrogenase family protein: MDLSYGAEYESYRDEVRQFLRENWTAEDAAAAPPPDSAAALLGAVVRTDERATQFRLKAIARGYLYRHVPKRYGGSEQPPDALKAQIVAEEFRKVRAPHEVVGQGPSMLVPTLVEHGTEEQKQFFIRDTLLGKIMWCQGYSEPNAGSDLASLRTRGVLEGDHWVINGQKIWTSNARTSQWMFCLVRTEPEASKHEGISYILIDMKTPGIEARPLRQMTGDADFDEVFFDNVRVPLSNLVGKRGQGWHVSRSTLKHERALIGGSMIHRRTFDGLLMLAQAVPLRGQPASKNPVIRNRLVEIESKLLALEYHQYRMLTMGIRDEEPGLAGLVLKLYGTTLNYEIGRLAMDILADRGLLAPGEGSAPAMGMFLTAYMWSLGMLIAGGAANIQRNVIGERGLGLPRDAATKR, translated from the coding sequence ATGGACCTGAGCTACGGCGCCGAGTACGAAAGCTATCGCGATGAAGTGCGGCAGTTCTTGCGGGAGAACTGGACGGCTGAGGACGCCGCCGCCGCCCCGCCGCCCGACAGCGCGGCCGCGCTGCTGGGGGCGGTGGTGCGCACCGATGAGCGCGCCACGCAGTTTCGCCTCAAGGCCATCGCCCGCGGCTATCTCTATCGTCACGTCCCCAAACGTTACGGCGGCAGCGAGCAGCCACCCGACGCGCTCAAAGCGCAGATCGTCGCCGAGGAGTTCCGCAAGGTGCGCGCCCCGCACGAGGTCGTCGGCCAGGGCCCGAGCATGCTGGTGCCGACCTTGGTCGAGCACGGCACCGAGGAACAGAAGCAGTTCTTCATCCGTGACACCCTGCTCGGCAAGATCATGTGGTGCCAGGGCTACAGCGAGCCCAACGCCGGCAGCGATCTGGCCTCGTTGCGTACCCGCGGCGTGCTCGAAGGTGATCATTGGGTGATCAACGGCCAGAAGATCTGGACCTCGAACGCGCGCACCTCGCAGTGGATGTTTTGTCTGGTGCGCACCGAGCCCGAGGCCTCCAAGCACGAGGGCATCAGCTACATCTTGATCGACATGAAGACGCCGGGCATCGAGGCGCGCCCGCTGCGGCAGATGACCGGAGATGCCGATTTCGATGAAGTCTTCTTCGACAACGTGCGGGTTCCGCTCAGCAACCTGGTCGGCAAGCGCGGGCAGGGCTGGCATGTCAGCCGCTCCACCTTGAAGCACGAGCGCGCGTTGATCGGCGGCTCGATGATTCACCGCCGCACCTTCGATGGGCTGCTGATGCTGGCGCAAGCGGTGCCGCTGCGCGGGCAGCCCGCCAGCAAGAACCCGGTGATCCGCAACCGTCTGGTCGAAATCGAGTCGAAACTGCTGGCGCTGGAGTACCACCAGTATCGTATGTTGACGATGGGTATCCGCGATGAGGAGCCCGGCCTCGCCGGCCTGGTGCTCAAGCTCTACGGCACGACCCTCAACTACGAGATCGGCCGCCTAGCAATGGACATTCTAGCCGATCGCGGCTTGCTCGCCCCCGGCGAGGGCAGCGCGCCGGCAATGGGCATGTTCCTCACTGCCTACATGTGGTCGCTCGGCATGCTGATCGCCGGCGGCGCCGCCAACATCCAGCGCAACGTCATCGGCGAGCGCGGCCTCGGCCTGCCGCGCGATGCGGCCACGAAGAGATAG